The sequence CCAAAGCGACGGTTGAGGAGCTCCAGACCGGGGTCCAGATGGTCGACGCCAAGCTGGAGGAATATAACCACCGCCTTGGAGCGCTGGCCCAGCGGCTAGAGGCCCTTGAAGCCAGCGGGTCTCTGAGCCAGAGGTCGTTGGCTCCGCCTTCCGCTCCCACCAAGCCGTCCGGCCCCCTTCCTAGTTGGCCGGGGGCGGCGGAGCCTCCTCCCGAGCCGGTGACTTCCGCCCCGCCGCCTTCACAAGCAGGTAGCCCCATAGCTCCTCAAAGGATCGAGGTGGCCTTACTCGCTCCCAAAGAAATCTTTCGAGCGGCTCTCGAGGATTACGTTAAGGGAAACTACGACCTCGCCATCCTGGGATTTAGGGACTATCTGAAGAAGTACCCGGGTACGGTGTTGGCCTCCAACACCTATTACTGGCTCGGGGAGTGTTACATGGGAAAGGAAGACCACGCCCAGGCGGTCAAAGAGTTCCAGCAGCTCATTGACACCTATCCAAAAAGCCCAAAGGTCCCTAGCGCCTTGTTTAAACAGGGCCTTGCCTACTTGGACCTGGGTGAAGTGGACAAGGCGCGTGCGGTCCTGGAGTCCTTAACGAGCCGGTTTCCCACAACTGTCGAGGCCCGGCAGGCCTCCGAGCGGCTCAAGAGCCTTTCCAGCCCCTAGCGACCGAATCGAGGTTATCGAGCGCCACCACCCCTTCTCGCAAGACGAAAAAGCCCTCGGCAGACACCTCCACCACGGTTGAGCCCTCCCGCTTGTCGGCAACACCTCCGTCAACGATGGCATCTACGTCATTGCCCAGGGAGGAGAGCACCTCGGCGGCAGATGCCGACGGGGTCATTCCCGTGCGGTTGGCGCTGGTGCCAGTGAGCGGCCCTCCGAGAGCTTCCATGAGACGCAGTAGATAGGGAGAATCGGGTTGGCGGAGCCCGACGGTTCCCGTTCCCCCAGTGACGGGCTTGGGGATGGCCGAAGAGGCCGGCACAACGATGGTCAATCCCCCTGGCCAGAAGGTCTCCATCAGGCGTTCGGCCAGCGGAGGGATTGTTTCGGCCAGGCGAGCCGCCTGGAGCCGGTCGGCCACGAGAAGCGGGATCGGCCTGTCCTTATGCCGGCCTTTGAGCGCCGCGATTCGGTCCAGCCCCTTTGGGCGGAACGGGTCGCAGAAGAGCCCGTAGGTGGTGTCTGTGGGACCGGCAAGCAGCTCACCGCGTCGGAGCCGCTCAAGGCAGGCCTCGATGAGGGCGCTGGAAGGATGGGCGGGGTCGGCAAGCTTAAGCAGGTCGGGCACGGCCGGATGACTCAGGACGAGGGGCGGCTTTGGAGGGATTCCTCGGCGGCTCGGGCGACCTCCTCCTCCATTTGCTCCTTGTGGGCGGCGAGCTTCACTTCCAGATCGAGGTTGGATAGAGCGAGGATCTGGGTGGCGAGGATGGCGGCGTTCTTGGCTCCCGCCTGGCCGACGGCCATTGTGGCGACGGCCACTCCTGAGGGCATCTGGACGGTTGAGAGGAGGGCATCCAAGCCCCCGAGGGGCGAGGAATGGATGGGCACCCCGATGACGGGGAGGGTGGTGAGGGCTGCGATGGTCCCGGCCAGGTGAGCGGCCCCCCCGGCGCCGACGATGATGACCTTGATGCCTTTTTCGCGGGCCGAGCGGGCGTAGGCGATGGTGCGCTCGGGAGAGCGGTGGCCTGAGGAGATGGTCATGTCGTAGTCGATGCCGAAGCTCTCCAGCATGCGGGCGGCTTCCTCCATAATTTCCAGATCGGAGGTCGAGCCCATGATGATTCCCACTTCGGCTTTAGACATTGAAAATACCCCACCGTTCAGGAAGGCCCCGTTCTACCATGCCGCCTGAGGAGTGTCAACCGCGACGCGTGATTTCGAGATTTTCCGCGAATTTCCGCGAATTTCCGCATTGCGGCTATCTGACGATTAGCGACAATTCGATTTTCCGGGAATTTCCGATTATGGAATTTTCGTATCTCATTGCGCGAAGGTGGTCGCGATGGCAGCGGGGATGGTATCGCAGGGAAGGAGCCCCAGAGGGAGGGGAAATGAGAGGTTAGGTCAGAAACGATTCCAGTTGGCGGGTTTTGGCTGCCCTGTGGAGCTGTCCGAGGGCCTTGTCTTCGATTTGGCGAATCCGCTCTTTGGATAGCCCCATAATCTTGCCGATCTCGCGCAAAGTCATCGGCTCGTTGTTGTTGAGGCCGAAGCGCATGCTGATGATGTCCCGCTCGCGCTCGCTTAAGACCCCCACGAGGTTTTCGATCTCCTCCCGGAGGTGCTCGGCCAGGAGGCCCTCGTCAACCTGGAAGTCGGCCTTGATGGTGTTGAGGTAGCTTAGGCTCGGGTCATCCGAGATCGCCGCATCGAGGAACAGCGGCGTTCGCGCGGCCTTGAGGTTGACCTCGATGTCCTGCATGCTGAGGCCCAGGGCCTCGGCCACCTCATCCCTGGTAGGGGCGCGCCCGAGCAACTTGGAAAGCTCTTCCTCCTTGCGGTTAATCTTATACACCGTGTTTGGATGCTTCAGTGGCAGCCCAATCACCCCGGTTTGCTTGGCCAGGGCGTGCTTGATGGCGGCAACGACCCACCAGACGGCGTAGGTGATGAACTTCACGCCCCTGGTGGGGTCAAACTTCTCGGCCGCCTTCATGAGGCCGATATTCCCCTCGTTGATGAGGTCGATGAGGGGTATCCGGGAATCACTGTACTTTGCCGCCACACTGACGACGAACCGAAGATTGCCCTCGACCAGCTTCCACAGCGCATCTTGGTCGCCTTTCTGGATGCGTCGGGCGAGCGTGATCTCTTCTTCCCGAGTCAAAGTCGAAAGTGCGGATATGTCCCGTAGATACTGCGTCAGGGGCTCGCCTCCGCCGCCTCGACTCTCTCCCTTCCCCTTTGCCATGAGATGTGTTCCCCTAGCAGATTTAATCAGGCCGGATGACCCAATTAATTAATATCAACTACTCAACACTCCTCGCCATCGCCAGATCGGCTATCGTGTACTCACTTAAGACGTCTCGAACCTTGCCCGTAGCCTGATGGATAATTGGCTCCAGGGGAGGTAGCTCCATGTGCCCGTTGGAATTCTCACGCTCTTCGAACCAGCTCGTGACAATGGGGTCTTGGACCGCCTCAATGATCTCGCAGAGGGTAATCTCGTCTGCGGGCTTCGCGAGGGAAAAGCCTCCCATGTTCCCCTTATGGGAATTGAGGATTCCCGCTTTTGCGAGCTTTTGGAGGATCTTGGCTAAGAAACTCTCGGGAAGCTCCCAGGACCCAGCGATCTCCCGAATGAAGGAGATATCCTTGTCCTGTAGAGCTATATAGGTGGCCCCGAGGATACCATACTCACCGGCGCGCGACAACTTCATGGAACACCCTGCCCCCAACATTCAAATCAGACCGAAGCGGTCTTTTTTGGAGAGTACACCAGGCCTTCGACCCTGTCAAGCCTTTTTTCTCATCGGCCGCGGCGTGCAATCCTTTGAATATCAATGGGATAATATATAAACAAGCCTCAGTCCCCGATGGTTCAACCCCCCATGATCTCGACTCTAACGGACAGATCGTATCTCGATATGTTTCCTGGGCGAAGGGCTCGCCACCTTATTGACCAGACGGATGAGGTGTTCTTCAAGTCCCTCAATTTTTGGTCGCAACGACGCGGGAGCCTGTCTCCTCAACTCCTTGATAGCTATAAGGGAGCGCTTAAGGTCGAGCACGATAGCAGCTTGCCGGTCGCGGCGGAGGCTCTTCTCAATCGTGTGGATGTTGGCCGTGAGACCTTCCACGGCGCGCTCAAGCTTTTGGACGTCAGCGGCCGTGGCAGCCTGAGTGCTCTCTAACTCCTTTATGATGGATACGGGGCTAATCGAGCGGTAGACGTAGACTCCCAGCAACACTACGGTCGCGAGGGCGACTCCAAGGGCCATGTGCGCGATGGTCTTTCCGGTATCCTTGGAGGTAGAGACCTCCCCCTGCCGCTCTGAACTCATAAGCATCTTCCCTTTGACCTTCTGGGTTTCTCAATTTGGGGCTCCAGTCTATGCAATCCACCCTTCAAAGGCAAGACCGCCTCGCCCATTCTATTTCTACCAGCTCCTTGCCGTCCATCCGGGGGCTTCTTATATTGAAAAGGGGCTGCCGAGACGACGGAGCCCATCGAGACGGAGACCCATCTGGGCGCCTTACTTGCGGACCTGGGCGCCTTGGACTACTGGACCTAAGGAGCCTTACGATGGCCGAACTTCTTACTGTTGGTATACGTGCTCCGGAGTTCAGCCTCCCGGCCACAGGAGGCCAAACAGTAAGCCTGAAGGATTTCAGGGGGCGGAGGCACTTCATTATGGTCTTCTACCCCGCTAACGACACCCCTGGATGCAATCGTCAGCTGAGCGCTCTGAGGGACGACTTGGAGTACTTTGCCGAGGCAGGGGCGGGGGTAGTTGCGGTCAACCCGGCCTCTGTGGCTTCCCACGAGAGCTACGCCAAGAAGTTCAACCTAAGCTTCCCTCTCCTGTCTGACTCCAAGCGGGAGGCGGCCCAGGCCTTCCACGCCCTTCATGAAAACGGAACCAGCGTTCAGCGGACCGTATACATCATTGACAAAGGAGGCATCATCCAGTATGCGAAGCAGGGAATGGCGCCTCACGACGAGCTCTTTCATACGTTGCAGCGACTGTAAGCCCCTGGCCGATGCCTAGAGACCCTTGTAACCGAGCAACCCCAAGGCACGGGCGTCGAGACCTCATCGTAGCCTCATCAACCCAGCTGGTAGCAGTTTAAATGCCCATTTTAAAGCCACTCATAGGCCATGGCCCCAGGGGAGGCCCTTTTCACCCTTAAGGGATGAGTAAGTTTCGTGGCTAGAGGAGACGACAATCGCTCTCTTTTTTGGTACAATACCCGCGTCGGCTGGGGAATCGCCCAGCTGCCTGCAGTCGGGACAGCCACACTTAGCGGTCTCCCAGGTCCAGCGGAGCAGTCATGCCTGAGATGAAAGAGCAGATGGCGAGGGCCATTGAGATGTCTTTGGCCCATGAGGTGGAAGCGGAGCTCCTCTACTCTAAGGCGAGCCAGCTGAACCTGGCGGAAGAAAACAAGGCGACCCTGTCCTTTTTGGCGAAAGAGGAAAGCAAGCACCTCCAAGAGCTCAGAGAGCGGTTTGACGACCTCATCGAGGAGCTGGGGCTCGCCGAGAAGGTCAGCGTCGAAGCTATTATTGCGGATGCTCTGCCGAGGGTCGAAGATAAACTTGTCCGGATGAATCTCCAGGACCTCCCATATCGCAATATCCTCGAGATGGCGCTTAAAGAGGAGCGGAAGGCCAAGGAACTCTATCTGCTCAACGCATCCATCTTCACCGATCCGGAGCTCAAGCAGTTCTTTGTTATGCTCGCGAAGGACGAAGAAGAACACATCAAGACCCTGAAGGCCTTGCTCCACTTGGTGGATAAAGACATCATCTCGCCTGATCAGCTTCCTAAGCACTAAGAGTCTAATAATAGGAGGATTACGGCTGTAGCGGGTGGGAATTGAGGAGTCATGGAGCAGCGGAATAACTGGTTTGTCTCTATAAACCGGCCGGAAGACCCGGCCCACCCCACTCCCTTTGAGCAGGAGCATACACCCGTTATGGACCTGCCCGATGAGGTAAGGTGGGGCGAGCCTGTATCAGTCACCATCAGGGTCGGCCAACAGCCTCATCCTTACCAAAACGAGCATCACATCCAGTTCATCGAGATTTTCCAGAACGACCTCTACCTGGCCCACGTACCCTTCATACCGGTTGTGACCCGCCCCGAGTTCGCCATGACGTTTGTCTTCAAAGAAAGCGGGATGCTGCGGGTCGTAAGCCGCTGTAACCTCCACGGCTTGTGGGAGACGAGCCGCCTCCTAAAGGTAATAAAGTGAAGAGGGCCGCTTCGAGGGGGTTGGGCATCGTCGCTATGGAGTCCGTCGCCCTGGAAATGTCCACCCCCATCTTGACATTCGCGAACAATAGATTATATCTATGCTTTAGGTTTTTTCTTAATAAAATTTGCTTGACCCCCTGGACATTTTCCAAAAACCTAGTATAATTCGGCATAGGGATGATTATTTATTACTTCGCCGAGTCATAAGATCGCTCTTTTGGCCTAAATAATAGTTGTTTCGGTACGCTCGGCCCACATTTTATGAGCGCCGGCCTCGGATCTCCGACCGTAGTGTGAGGTATGCAGATGGGTAAGACGACCACAACGAAACCAGTATCGCCCCCGGCTGAGAAGGCCGCCAATAAGGTGGAGCCCAAACGGCGGATGATCACCAAGCCGCTGAAGCAGGCAAAGGAATACCTGCCGGCTCTGTGGCGCGTTGACATCGACCACGACGGCTGTATTCTCTGCGATCTCTGTGTTCTTGGGTGCCCCTTCGATGTTCTCGAGAACAAGGACGGCAAGATTGTCTCGGTTGATGATAAATGCACCAGCTGCGAGTACTGCGTGGCCGTCTGTCCGCCCGACGTCATCGACATCACTCCGAACCAGACTGCCATCCGGGGCTCTGGCACCTGGACCGCTCAGCACCGACGCGATCTCACCAAGCAATCGATGAAGGGCGGGAAACTCTTGGTTTCCATGGGGTCCGACGAGGACCACCCGAATTACTTTGACCATATGGTGCTAGACGCTTGCCAGGTCACTAACCCCTCCATCGACCCGCTGCGCGAACCAATGGAGCTGAGGACCTTCCTGGGCCGCAAGCCCCAGCGCTTGGAGTTCACCCAGGACAACGGGAAAATTAAGCTGGAGACGGAGATGCACCCCGTACGTGTCCTCAACTCGCCCATTATGTTCGCCGGGATGAGCTACGGGGCCATCAGCCTGAACGCTCAGACGGCGTTGGCGCGGGCCGCACATGAGTGCGGAATCATGTTCAACACCGGCGAGGGCGGCCTCCACGATGATCTGCGCATATACGGCGACGTCGCCATGGGCCAGTGCGCCAGCGGGCGCTTCGGCCTCGACATTAATTACCTCAACTCCGTTGCGGCCATCGAGATTAAAATCGGCCAGGGGGCCAAGCCTGGCATCGGCGGCCATCTTCCCGGCATCAAGGTCGATGAGTCGATCAGTCGAACCCGGAAGATCCCCGTCGGCTCCGACGCCCTGAGCCCCGCGCCCCATCACGATATCT comes from Nitrospinota bacterium and encodes:
- a CDS encoding superoxide reductase gives rise to the protein MEQRNNWFVSINRPEDPAHPTPFEQEHTPVMDLPDEVRWGEPVSVTIRVGQQPHPYQNEHHIQFIEIFQNDLYLAHVPFIPVVTRPEFAMTFVFKESGMLRVVSRCNLHGLWETSRLLKVIK
- the purE gene encoding 5-(carboxyamino)imidazole ribonucleotide mutase, with protein sequence MSKAEVGIIMGSTSDLEIMEEAARMLESFGIDYDMTISSGHRSPERTIAYARSAREKGIKVIIVGAGGAAHLAGTIAALTTLPVIGVPIHSSPLGGLDALLSTVQMPSGVAVATMAVGQAGAKNAAILATQILALSNLDLEVKLAAHKEQMEEEVARAAEESLQSRPSS
- the ybgF gene encoding tol-pal system protein YbgF translates to MTRRRNVVLGGLVIGWTMAVLAPGSVAAQEVKATLTTIHQEILQLAASVEGARQDLVVVQRTQAQTKATVEELQTGVQMVDAKLEEYNHRLGALAQRLEALEASGSLSQRSLAPPSAPTKPSGPLPSWPGAAEPPPEPVTSAPPPSQAGSPIAPQRIEVALLAPKEIFRAALEDYVKGNYDLAILGFRDYLKKYPGTVLASNTYYWLGECYMGKEDHAQAVKEFQQLIDTYPKSPKVPSALFKQGLAYLDLGEVDKARAVLESLTSRFPTTVEARQASERLKSLSSP
- a CDS encoding sigma-70 family RNA polymerase sigma factor — encoded protein: MAKGKGESRGGGGEPLTQYLRDISALSTLTREEEITLARRIQKGDQDALWKLVEGNLRFVVSVAAKYSDSRIPLIDLINEGNIGLMKAAEKFDPTRGVKFITYAVWWVVAAIKHALAKQTGVIGLPLKHPNTVYKINRKEEELSKLLGRAPTRDEVAEALGLSMQDIEVNLKAARTPLFLDAAISDDPSLSYLNTIKADFQVDEGLLAEHLREEIENLVGVLSERERDIISMRFGLNNNEPMTLREIGKIMGLSKERIRQIEDKALGQLHRAAKTRQLESFLT
- a CDS encoding Rrf2 family transcriptional regulator codes for the protein MKLSRAGEYGILGATYIALQDKDISFIREIAGSWELPESFLAKILQKLAKAGILNSHKGNMGGFSLAKPADEITLCEIIEAVQDPIVTSWFEERENSNGHMELPPLEPIIHQATGKVRDVLSEYTIADLAMARSVE
- a CDS encoding peroxiredoxin; translated protein: MAELLTVGIRAPEFSLPATGGQTVSLKDFRGRRHFIMVFYPANDTPGCNRQLSALRDDLEYFAEAGAGVVAVNPASVASHESYAKKFNLSFPLLSDSKREAAQAFHALHENGTSVQRTVYIIDKGGIIQYAKQGMAPHDELFHTLQRL
- a CDS encoding threonylcarbamoyl-AMP synthase, which encodes MPDLLKLADPAHPSSALIEACLERLRRGELLAGPTDTTYGLFCDPFRPKGLDRIAALKGRHKDRPIPLLVADRLQAARLAETIPPLAERLMETFWPGGLTIVVPASSAIPKPVTGGTGTVGLRQPDSPYLLRLMEALGGPLTGTSANRTGMTPSASAAEVLSSLGNDVDAIVDGGVADKREGSTVVEVSAEGFFVLREGVVALDNLDSVARGWKGS
- a CDS encoding alpha-hydroxy-acid oxidizing protein; amino-acid sequence: MITKPLKQAKEYLPALWRVDIDHDGCILCDLCVLGCPFDVLENKDGKIVSVDDKCTSCEYCVAVCPPDVIDITPNQTAIRGSGTWTAQHRRDLTKQSMKGGKLLVSMGSDEDHPNYFDHMVLDACQVTNPSIDPLREPMELRTFLGRKPQRLEFTQDNGKIKLETEMHPVRVLNSPIMFAGMSYGAISLNAQTALARAAHECGIMFNTGEGGLHDDLRIYGDVAMGQCASGRFGLDINYLNSVAAIEIKIGQGAKPGIGGHLPGIKVDESISRTRKIPVGSDALSPAPHHDIYSIEDLKQLIFALKEATRYTKPVGVKIAAVHNVAAIASGIAMAGADFITIDGYRGSTGAAPQVIRDHVGIPTELALAVVDDRLTREGIRNEITLIITGGFRSSADVAKAIALGADIVAIGTAALVALGCTRIKQCHTNKCPWGIATQDPDLVKRLDPDWGAERVINLIRSWELELKEFLGALGTNAIESLRGNRERLRGINLTSEELDILGIKHAGT